The nucleotide window TCCCTTTTCAAGTATCTTAGTTTGGGCAAAAAATTATGTGGTCACCCTATTTATTTATGGTAGAATTTTCCCAAATCCACCCACTTTTCTGCAGAAGGGGTCTCCCTTCTTGGGGGCTTTTCCTCTGTCAGCTCCCTGGATCCTGGCTCTCCTGCCCAGCCTATtaacctccttccttcctctcctgaccctatccccaaatatttgaatctcctgaaattttccttctcccttccatCATCTGGAAAGCTTCCTTTCTTCAAACTCCTTTAAGGCTACCCTTCTGTCTATTCCCTGATCCTTATCTTCTTTCACAATAAACTTTAGACCAGAGAATGCTATTTCACCTGTACTAGTGATCAGCAATTTTGAACATGCCGGTGGCACTGGtcatagatattttttaaacaccCCTTATCCAGAAtccatgaacccaggagtctcCCAGACTTACTACACCAGCCTCTCATAGCAGACATCTGTATTGTCCCAGAATTCTACAGGTGATTCTCATATACAGTGGGCACTGAGTAGTCTTGGCCTCATATGTCCCAGGCACTTTGCATGACACCTCATTAATCCTCCTAATCTTACAAAGGCAACATAGTGTATCAGTTAGAAGCACATGGTTCTGAAAACAACCTAACAGGACTAAATCCAGGCTTCAACACTTACTAAAGTAATCTTTGCAGTTACTGAAGCTCTCTGTGCTTCTAAAATGTGGCTACTTATCCTTGTACCTATGGTAAATATTAAGGAAGTTAATACATGCAAAGCACCTCCATCAGACCCTAGTAcagtaattacttttaaaatgctaGATGGCATGGCTAGTGGTGATCCTGATGTCTAAACTCACGTTTTCTGAATCTAAATTCCATGCACTTTCTGACATCACTGCTACCAAGTGCTCTCCTATATATAATAAAAGGCAGTATAGGACTGATGAATGGTATGGGAAGAAGTCCTTTATTTTATCATGTCACACCACATAACAGCTGCCTAACCACACAATGTAGATATGAATAGAGAAGATGGCTCAGAAACAGTGTAATAGTATTAGTGACTCAGCTAATGaccattacaaaaataaaattttgacttAGTTTTAAAACGCATTTTATATTGAGTAgttatttcatgttttcataaaacaattactgaaCTAAACTAGGTAGTTCATTCACATAACAAATCTACATTTAAAGACATGCTTACAAATTTCCACTTAGTCCATTTTTCCGTTCTTAGCATTATTACAAATGCCTCATTCCGTCATCATGTTGAATTCTTCAACATCTTCTATATCATTTCCAGGGGCATCTCTGGGAAGTAGTGTGCCTATCTTCCCTCAGAAGCACTGATAACCCTGATATACCCACAATTCACACCTTTTCCCTTCTCTGAGGTATGCTGCTTTAAGACAGAAAAAACACACTACTAGGATTTGAAAAACTAAATTCTGGGACTGGTTAGGTCATAAACTACAGAACCTCAGGTCATATATTCCCCCCAGGCACTTGTTTCTCCACTGCAAAAAATAATTCCCATTTGCTTGGTCCTTTGTAGtcctttattatttatcttcatgATAACCCTTACATTTAAGGTAGCATTAtgttcattttatagaagaaattcAATCTCAAAGAGAATATAGTCTCCCGAAGATCCCACAAGTAGTAATATATTAAGCAGAGCTAAactcacacactctcactcaAGATCCTAGTACTGGTACACGCTATGCTAATAAGTTTGCTAAAATGGATGAAGCGGCGATTTGTAAGGCCCCTTCCAATGATCCTGTTCTCTgcttctactttctatttttttctcttctctcaacTAGCATTAACATCCAAAACTGTATGTAATCACCAAATTTCATTTACCATGGttttttgatttaattattcttaaaatttttctctatttccacATTAAATCCAGAGAAATGTTACTTTTTTGAAAGTTTCTACTGCTGCCTGCCTCTCTGAAGGCCATGGGACTTATCTATTTCTCAAAGCAGAAATTCCCAACATTGTGTAAACACCCCTAATTACTTTTTATAGCTGTAAAGACAATTATTCCATACttaaaatcaattcaaaataaagtaaatctTCAATACTTCTTATTCCCTGTAGTAGTAATTTTAATTAGATTCTATTGATTTGTTTTCTCCTGTGTGCCTTTATTTGGGAAATACTGTTAGTCTACCTTGCTATCGAGTCTCTTTCCCTAACAAGAAAATGTCAGTCTTAAGGGTCAGGAAAGCTTTTACTTTCACTATCACATATGAAGAATGAACTAAACACCTAACTTGGAAAGTAAAACTCAATTGAGGGATTGAGGACATTTCCCAAGGGGTAATATGACCAATTTAAAAGTTGGCATATGTGcctaaaataacaaattaactCTTTCACCATAATAAAGGTACAGATGTGCCAATTAGTCATGCTGACATGCACATATGAAATATGCCtaaaccaaattaaaataaaacaaaatacattctaTGGCAATCTTGAAAAGTCagggagctcaataaatattaagaatatgGCCTCATGATGAGAGCATTAAATATTTGGTAATTAACATAATTTAAtatgcaaaaaaagagaaaatatacagGATGAGGGATGAGGAGTACACATAGgaaatttttgtgattttcttcattttgattgTATTGCCTTCTTGTCTTCAGGAGTGAAGATTTTGACTTCAAAAGTAACAAAATACTTAAGAAGAGAATTCACATCTTTCTTTTCTAACTGGTATTCTTGCACTATTTTCTCAGCAGTCCAGGTTTCTGGATAAAGTTTATGATTATTGAGAAGTGTCAATGCTTCTACAACGGAAATTTTGCCTTTGGGAATGCTCTTCATATTTATCATACCAAACTGATGGCCTTTCGGCAATCTGAATTCCTTTGGCTCTTGACATGTTTCAGCAGCTTTTACCtagtatcaaagaaaaaaaaaggttttaggaTGAGAGAAAAGATTTGACATCTACTTTCATACTTCTCAAATCTATACTATTCCTCTTCAAATAACAacagatatggtttggatctgtgtccccacccaaatctcatgtcaccaaattgtaatccccaatgttggacgTAGGGCATGGTGGGAAGTGACtagatcatgggagtggatttctccctttggtgctgttctcacgatagagTTCTCACCATATATGATTGTTTACAAGTCTGTAGCACCTCCCCCACACCCCACTTCTTCTTGCTCTGGCAATATAAgccatgcctgcttccccttccgccatgattataagtttcctgaggcctctccagaagcagaagctgctatccTTCCTGTATGGCCTGCAGAATCgttagccaattaaacctcttttctttataaactacc belongs to Macaca thibetana thibetana isolate TM-01 chromosome 4, ASM2454274v1, whole genome shotgun sequence and includes:
- the NDUFAF4 gene encoding NADH dehydrogenase [ubiquinone] 1 alpha subcomplex assembly factor 4, yielding MGALVIRGIRNFNVENRAEREISKIKPSLAPRHPSTSNLLQEQISHYPEIKGEIARKDDKLLSFLKDVYVDSKDPVSSLQVKAAETCQEPKEFRLPKGHQFGMINMKSIPKGKISVVEALTLLNNHKLYPETWTAEKIVQEYQLEKKDVNSLLKYFVTFEVKIFTPEDKKAIQSK